Part of the Elgaria multicarinata webbii isolate HBS135686 ecotype San Diego chromosome 5, rElgMul1.1.pri, whole genome shotgun sequence genome, attcctaaccatattggctacataaccacggtttaaacatgctcactaaccatatactgcagaagggttagcagcctaactgtggcttagcatgtagtctgaacagacccactgtCTCGTATCCTGCCTTATGCTTTAATTTTGATGTTTATATGTTCCCGTTAGTTATATTTTTGTATACATGGATCAATGAGTTTTATATTTGAACAACCTATTTAAGTGAtccctgatttttaaaaacaaaattgatgCAAACAAAAAGTAAATGCTTTTGTGTATTTACTTATTCACTTATTTCATTTGATCGATGTCCTGCTTTTCTGTCAAACATGGCACTCAAGACTTTTTGCTATTGTTTGCTCCTGGCATGGTGGTTGAAAATATTATTCTCTGTATGTTGCTAGCTCCCTTTGGCCTAAAACAGTGGAAAAAATACAGCAGGGGTTGTGTCCTCTACAACAGAGATGCTAAAACAACCTGCTACTTAGAATCTGCCTTTTAACCACTGAAGGGGAGAACTGAAGAGACCAGGCCAATACAATGCAGCTAAAAGCAGAATCTCCCATGGAGACATTTTGAACCTCAGTTGCATGGAAGAAACAATTTCACTCCTTTGCTCTCAAAGGCCAGGTTTTATTTTCAAAGTTATGTGCTtcggggggattttttaaaacgtttaaacTTTATAGGATAGGGAAGTGTAAGGGTTCCTAGAAGAAGGGAGTAGAAAGAGTTTGTGGCTTCATGCCTTTTTACAATGCAGCTGGGCTGACAGAAAACAGATGCTGTGGTTAAAAGTTCTCAGAGAAAACGTTTGGACTCTCACAATGCAGTGAATGTATGTCAAAAAAAGGTACGTTCCAGTATTATGCCTTGCAGTGGGTACTGGAGCTCATTCATCCAAtggcaaaaatatttttattttcagttgaaagttgaatgctgctgctgctgctgcttgccttGTCCTATGTTGTTTTTGCAAAATGCTGAAAcattcctggggggtgggggtggttgctTTTTAGAGTTTCAGAGGGATTTTTATTGTATGATTTTAATAgtgtttattattgcttttaaccttaaaaaaaacctttctggtgtgtgtttttaaacaaataatgctCTAGAAATattgttaaacaaacaaatacagacCCATTTCCTTTCATGCATGGGACTTAATCTGAGCAAGGAATTAGCCCAAAGACCAGTTTGCAATGTTGGGTCTGAACCCTAGAACATCTAAattattaacaaaataaaacacaatggctgggttcaaatGTAACGTGGGGATGTGCAAGGGAACTCTGCTGGTTTGCGTGGTTCACAGTTGTGTGAGGGGTGAGCGTGCCGTGGTTTTCTTACCCCGCCTGGCAGGGTAATTCTCctgccccctaccccaccccatgaTTGTGTGAATAGGGCCAATGTGTTTGAGCAAGTGCAGAGTCTGTTTCGCTTGCCACTAAGGGAAATGGACATGTTTGGGTGAGACTGCCGGCGGTGTGGGGAGGTTGACAAACACCTCCAAAGTGTTGCCCCCCAGATATTAGTTAGGTTTTCATCTCTGGTACATCCTAAGCTCTGTACCATTAATAGAGGCATTGCCAAGCACATAGGAAGTAGGAAATGCTACAGAGTCAAATATAACAGCAGAGTATTTTCTATACATTTTTAGAAGGTCCAGTCACTTCTGAACATGTATTTCTTAAGAGCAATCCAATGTTATGTAAGCAGATCACCacttgttcaatgggactttccttccccaccccctataTTATGCTATGGAACAGGtgtccccaacatttttggacccatggacacatttgggaattttagaaactgctgtggacaccatcacaaaatggttcccatggaggatgtggctagtcccaTAGTAGATGGTGtgtgggcctggctagtcaaaagacatgggggggggggggcagaataaatagtgaggctagaggctggcaAGGAGCGAGAAATAGCAAGACAAAggagtagaggggagagaaagagtgaaaTTAGATGGTAGGATGGGGAGAAACAGTGAAATAAAGAAATGTGGGGAGAGAACAGCAAGGCTAGGGACAAGGAAGGGATAGAAATAGCAAAGGTAAAAACTGGGAGTAGAGCAAAAGTAGTAGAGCTGGAAGAGccctaaggccatagagtccaaccccctgctcaatgcaggaatccaccttaaagcattcctgacagatggctgtccaggtgcatattgagtgcctctagtgtggaagagtccacaaactccctaggtaattggttccattgtcatactgctccaacagtcaggaagtttttcctgatgtctagacaGAATCTGggtttctgtaacttgagcccattattctgtgtcctacactctggaatGAGTGCAGGATACGAGCAAAAGGGGAAAGCTCTTTGTGGATGACAGAAGATTGGACAAGGAAGCAACTCTTGCGTTCACTTCCTGCTCAGTGAACAACTGGATCAGaaacaggttcaggaacaggaaggagaatgtGGCACGCAAACatttccaagtttttttttattattaaaaacatttttttttgaaggggcagggagtggagggcTTTGTGGGTGCTATTGGTATTCCCATTGGGCACTCTGTTGGAGACACCTGTTCTGGAGAGTCCActcaaccctctggaacagtttTGGAGGGGTATGGGGTTGCTGCAGTGCGGAAGAAGAATCCATTCTGCTAGCAGATGCTGGTCCGCTGGCTGATAAGCATTTGtatctgcctttccaccaaggcaTTCCTCTAAAATCCCCATATTATTCATATaaaaaccttgtgaggtaggttaggctgaaaaatAGTGATTTGTACAAGGTCAtgtaatgagcttcatggccaggtAGGCATTTGAACCTTtggtcgtagctagacctaaggtttatcccaggatcatcccgggttcgtccctgcctgagcgctggatgccctgtgtggacttagatgaacaggtttgaccccaggacaatcctgggataaaccttaggtctagctatggcctaagtcttccCATTCTTAGTGTAACATTCTATAATCTAACAACTATAGTATACTCAACAGCACACTGGCAGGCTACAAAGACATCTGTACTTACTGCAGATGGACAGTAACAGTACTGCCACAAATACAAAGGAAATGAGGATTACAATGGAAATATTCATGGTCCCGGACAATGGAGATACAGGACAGAACTTTGTTATTCCTGAAATGAGAAAGTTGAAAATATTACTGAAAAAATCCAGGCTGACATAGAAGTGCTCAAGAGCCCTATGATGTATTAAGGATATTTGAggacaagccccattgaactcaatggggcttatgatTGAGTAGACATGTGCAGAATTGTGTAGTACATGCTTTTCACCCAGAAACACAATCAACATGTGTACGTAAGTTAGGTTTCCTTCATCCTCTTTAAAACTTATCATGATGAGCctttcaatattttaaatttCCCTGCATCTAAGAACAGGAATACTGCTGCCTGATGATATTGTAAGGGTAAGAAATGGGTAAAGGGAAAACAATTCTGGCCCAACTGTAGAATAAATGCCCTGGCTGAGCAGTGTATTTGATGCCCACCCCTCAATCAgcttagattttttttctattcTATAGTCCTTTATAGTGTTTGTAATTCTTATACTGCTTGGGAATGCTGTCTCAAAACAAAGTAATATTCTGCTGATTTCTGACATTAAACTGGaagttgaaaaagaaacatactgaAAAGCTAATTGATGGAAGTTCATTTTTATAGTTTGTAGCCAAACAATCTGCataactttggggtggggggagacatttACTGCTTTCCTTTgccctagctcactgcagacagttcACTCAACAAACACAGAGTCATCAACTCAGCTCAGCATCCCTCCAGCTTGGTGCCCTGGTTGAGTACCCAGAGCACCCAATCTTAAGACACGCCCTGCCATATTTCAAGCTGTGCACAGGGATTTCTCCTAAATCTCATGCAGCACTTGTAGCATTTCTCAATCAAGCAATTCTTGTGTTTGTTTCTAAAAAATCTGTTTAAAGATTCAAATCTCCCTGACTCTCCCATTAGTGGGGGTGGTTATGGCATCAGTGGTGCTCCCTCCTGCAgagtgtagattattattatttattatttatttatttatatagcaccatcaatttacatggtgctgtacagattacacagtaaatagcaaggatTGGCTGAGCTTGAGGATTGCTTGTGACTTGTTTTGCACTGATTACTAAAATGATTACTGAAAAGCATCATGGAAATTCTGGAAATCTACTATTTGCAGATTTTTGCGTGCTATATAGCATGTTTCTTTACTGACAATGAAGATGACACAGAAGTGGAGACAAGGGGCTGGTTTTAGAActcaaagaccccccccccattgccttCTTATATGGGGTGCCAGTATAGgaggaaaatatttttattttattggactTCCCCCATTAAAACAGGAGTGAATGtgtggagaagggagggaaagtgaACCGGTCGGTCAGTGTCCCCTTTTTTTATCTTTAGCCCTGGAAACTGAGGAGGTTTCTGTCAAGGCTGATGAAGTGGATCAAATCCTGCCCCAGGAACGGAAAAGTTTGAGAATAAAGGGCAATCATTTTAACTCATGTTCCTAAAGTAGATTGTGCTTGTTCCCCACATGAGCCTCACCTCCTTGGCTGTAGAAGTGTAACTGCTTCTACCCAAGAGTGGCCAACTCCTTCCTTTTGCTTCTCCTAGCCTCAAAACTGCTAGGCCTCAGTGCTCTTGTCTGGCTTATACCACCCTCCACCCTTGCACCTCATAAAGGGAAGGGGCTGCTGAGTCCCTTGTTAGGGCCAGAGGGCCCAGGACCCTTACCAAGGAACCTACTCAAGCTGTAGTTGGTAGACATGTTGAAATCTTCAGATCCAACTGAGCACTGGACCACTGTATCTTCTTCTGTCACGTTGAGCTTCAAGTTGCCAGTAATATTAAAAAGTTCAGTTTGGTTGTCAATTGTGAAAGTATAGCTCCACTCTGCCAGGTCGTTATTGACTAAGCCAAACATTGCAGTCCGTGGATATCCTCCATGAGAAGAACATTTCAATGTCAACTGAGTTGGACCACAGACCTTATGGGGTTCATCAGCATGTATTTCAGGCTTGCTATAATTAGCTGGAGTGGAGGAAAGACAATAAGATTAAAATTAGGTAGCACTTGTTCTGAGAGATATCAAGCAATGTTATTGACATTATTGATCAGGATAGTCTTTTTGCACAagctcactgaattcaatgtgacTTGAACTGGACCAAGGAGATTTTGAACAAATCCATTTCAAGGGATCATTTCAATGAGACTCGCAAATGAAGGTTTCCCCCCATGGATTGTAGTCTACGCTGTAATGGGATGGAGGGTGAACAAGATGACCTTTTGGGGATCCCTTACACAGCCTAGTGACTCTGGTTGTAAGAGATTTAGCATTAGTGGGAGGCCAAAATTGGTTGAACAGGTTTAGCCTGGCAAATTCCCACTGTGTTAGGCCAATGGCTCCTAAAGGTTTCTTAAAGGCTAGCAAACATAGAAAGGGATGCTTCTTCCCCCATCTTCTCCCTTTGGCCTGTAAAAATGCAGTTATTTGCAGCCAAGGACAGTCCAAGAGAGAGCTAAGTTTGGAGCTCTGGAAGTATCACTAGggtaacccctcccctcccccccaccatgaAATCCAGTGTTGAGCAGTTTCTGTTGTGGTGTTACATGATGTGAATAACAATCTATACTCAGAAGGAATGGTACAGAGAACTAGAAGGAGGATGGATAACATCAGTCTAAGCTACCTACTGTTACCTAACCACAGAAGATCGAACAACAGAATAGTATGTAGCTTACCCTTTCATAATATCAGCACTTCCTTAAGCCACTCCATAAACAAACATTTGTATTTGGTAAAGAATATAGTGGGGATGTAAAGAAAAACCTTATATGGCTTATAAAACAACTAGGAACATAAGTGATTGGGTAGCCAGGAGTGACACATCAAAACAAACTAACAACCAAGACAGACAACCTCTCTTAACAAGGACTAGGATCTCCTGTTGGACATTTCCCTGGTGCTCACTGTAAATAGTATGAGCATAGCttgaaattaaaacattttgtgtATCTAACAGATGGGAAAGAATATACACTGAAGGATTTCACAATATGTAATATTAAGTTTGTTGTATATGGCATACTTTGTCCCTGCAAGAAATTATACCTAGGAAAGCCAACAAGGAAACTTAAGATCAGAATAGGAGAATATATTAGTAACATTAAACATGAAATCGTGAGAATGCCATtagtacaacattggaaagataactCTCATAAGATAAGAGACCTCTCATTTTGGGTAATAGAAATGGTAAAGAAAAACACTGACAGGATTCTTTGAGAGAGAGACTCAAGGTAGATTCTGAGGTTGAATACAGTCACTTCCTTCAGCCTTAATGTGTCTCTTGCTCATGTGGTACTGCTTTGAAAAACAACTGTTTCCAATTACTTTCTGTGCATTCAAATACCCGGCGTCTTCTGTTGGAGTTAACAGAGCATAGGAGACTGGGGGGTATGAAATAGAAGAGATACCTCGCATTTTGTCTAGTAAGTATGCTTACTTTCAGATATGTGAAAAGTTGTAAATAGCTTCTATATTTTGAGCCTCTTTGATATGTTATTCATTTATAATCTCTTATAATTTTACATGTTTATGTACACTGCTATGATTTTTGTGACATACAATAATGACCACGTGGCTctataaatattatatttattttatattgtctttttagatcaccctgaggaaggactcAAGGGTCTGAAACGTGTCAGATTTTATAATAAATACCATCCTTTGTtctacccttttgcctttgacgtCCCCATCTATGTTCAACCTGTACATAGTATAAGTAAACCATTTATCATAAAGTGCCATAACCCTCTAGTACCTCATTTTAAAGGAAACGAAAACACTAGGAAAATGCTCGCATCTAGCAAACCGCTTGCGTCTACACCAAATCaacccctgagatcttctgaggaggccttgTTGGTTGCCCCACACTCAACAACAAGTCATCAAGTAATGGCACATAAGCAGACCTTCTCTGTAGTATCACCCAgcctctggaacgctcttccgcaTGTGGTCCGTGAGGCAGAAATTATGGCAAACTTTAGACACCTCTTGAAGTTTCACCTGTCTACTCAGGCTTTCCTTGACATGTAACtgcactgctctgttttactgtttcagtaatgttttaaatgaatttattattttatagtaGCTTTTATATTGAATGTTATGCATTTCTTATGTAAATGGATTAGATAGTATTATGTGGTGTATGAGTAAGTTTAAACAAATAAAGCAACTGCTTGTGCTCAAACTTTGATTcggcttttaaattattatttatttatttatttatttatttatttatttattgcatttttatacctcccaacagccgaagctccctgggcggttcacaaaacaaaaaccattcaaagtataaaacagtataaaaacatgatataaattaCAGATACCCAGGCTCACTCCAACCAGCTATGAGTGTGTATAAGGCAAAGGTGTTGCCAGTGTTAACCTTTGGTGCAGAGTTTGGGGCCTTTGCCAATAATAACAAAATTGAAAGGGTCCAGAACCGGTTTTTATGTTTAATTTTAGGCGTGTGAAGAgtcttgccagctcacacaattaGAACTGAACTTGGAATAGAGGCAGTTTCAGGCCTGATTCACCTTAGGTTATTTAATTATTGGTGAAACTAGTTCAAATGAGTGAAGCCAGGCTCCCTAAGAAATGCCTAAATGAACAGTTGGTTAAAACCTCAGAAAAATCTTGGCTTTACAATTTCTCAAAATTGCTATTGAATTATGGTTTTAGTTTGGAGACTCTAAGTGTTTCCAGTTCTAATATAAGAAACGGTTTTAAACAAAGATTACTGGATACCAATGCACAGATGGACATAGCTGTCCTGTCAAACACAAGGTCTATTAAATGGTTAGCGAGGGCTAAAAACCAAtttcaggaagaaaaatatcttctTCCCCCCAATGAAAAGGGGTTAACGTACGGGTTTACCTGTCTTCAAtttgaggaaatttcaccaggtgcgacatgcatacaaatgacacctgctgaaattccctgttctatgcaactattaaagatacaggagccctgtcctccttttcatatggtcaccctattgaatGCCAGTAGCTAAAAAGAATCCTAAATAACACAACATAACTTAGTATCATGGGGAGACAGAGTTGGAAGAATAGAAAAATAGAAGCAAAGTGAACTCTGCATCATCTGCTTATTCCAACAACTGGGCCCAGCAACCCAGAGAtcttatttttattctgtaaGTTGCTAACTCCCACTGTTAACACTGCTGTggctaaaataaatgaatagaattGGGCAATTAAGTCTTGAGTGTTGCTATTGTCATTAAAGATGCTGCGTCACTAGACAAACACTTACCCATCACAGATAAGGAAACACAGGTTTCGCTTATTTTGTCAGTCTTCAATATGATGATGCACTTGTATTTGCCAATATCTGACACTTTCACCGAGGAGATTGAAAGTGTAAGATCCTGCTCATTCATTGTTGTCCTGTTCACATAAGATGGGTCTGTAGAGCTTATGATTTTTTGGCCATTCTTGTAAGCTATTGCAACCAGATCAGGTTTACCATCTGCAGGTTTTTGCCAGTAGATGATGTAAGATTTCAAGGACTGGCCTGCAGGTATTTTGTATTCGCAAGGAAGCTTGGCTTCTTTTCCTACTTCGGCTGTTCTCTGGATGTCTGAGGAGGAAAACATAGAtagcaaagaagttaaggaaatagGTAATGCCAAAAATgtataaaatttaatacaaagtgTAATTATCAAAATTAACACTTAATATAAGTTTCCAAGAGCACTTATTATACACATACAAAACCAATAACACAATAAAAATCGTGCTCAATCATCACAAAAAGCATAGGCCGAACGCGTTTCGACGGcttgtcttcttcagtggccagcTAGGCTTTTATGTACTTcagagcagtttttttaaaaaggggggctgATCCGGTTATTCCCAAATTTGAGAGATGTATAACTCCCCTCAATGAAGAATAAAGTGCATCCTGGAATACAGTAAAATATTTACATATAACTAATAGCGTTTGCAATCTTCCTCAGTTTTCAAATACAAGTAGCTAATGTTTAAGGCTAGCACTTGTTATTTGTGTTACTGTACAATGAGGaagaaaacatacaaaacaaacaacatcTGATGATACAGATACCCACTCTTCAAATCTCACTTGATTTAACATAATAATTTTGGAGAAAAGAGCAAGATTCAGACATTTACACTGGCCAACTCTGTGTGGTAATAATCAAATGGAATGAGGTTGTCTGAAAATTTCCAACCTATGATGAATTCCACAGGTAGTGCTTATCAGTACTGGTGTACTAAAGGTTTCCCATCAAAACATTTCAgtggcagggagttggacttttGAAGGGTGCAAGTTGTCCCCAAACTCTCCCACAAACTTACCTTCCTTTCATCATGCTTATAGTTGTTTGCAGCCACTTTATTTCAGCTCCTGTGTTTCACTGTCTACAACCCCTTTCTCCTCCAGTGCCATGTTTTGAGGCTTATCCCCTCTCACTCCATCATCCCAATGAAAGAATAAATGAGGAGTATAACAATGTCACgtcatagagtagggtgaccatatttgggaaaccaaaacagaggacacctagtgtgtgtgtggcgaagcagctttctgagtcctgcagaaagtacgttattcacccgccaccttaaagaacccgattggagtggaggaggggaaaggatttcattctgcaccaccaccatccactccaattggggccttttctataatgtccacgaatgacccactttcccctttaagacctcaattggagctcggggtgggggaatgacgtgcctcaagaaagcatgtcattccctcctgccatgctaatggcagccttaaagaggaaggtgtgtcattccaggacattattgaaaattatagaaaatcccccctgacaccatggaaagaacagaaaccaggacaaatccggggaaatcctgacagttggtcaccctatcatagagcCATTCAGGTTTTGCTATGTGATGATGCCAAGGGGATCATCAGTTATGGAgtggggggaatcgtgtttccctactgtcgctttgccccctgcttctgtcccacaacagggacaagcagcttcctctttcttcacacggggaagaaagaggaagctagcAGCAAccgcgtggcccattcagtgggtgttttctattgcgcagcttctcctgcacacagcaggagatggcagcaagtTTAGTTATATGTCAAAATAATCAGATTCTAAACCCAATCACATCTAGGTCGATAATTTTTCCTTCTCTGTCATCGCTTTGAAGTCACttactgaaaacaggaagtaattaggcctaTTCAGTCCAGCacgagagagcagcaactggactttttctgggggggtgggggttgcagcgCAACAAAGGCCAGTAGGGGCGGAAGAtgcacgagaggcagacaacgacATGTGaacaatccgtgagtgcccagtaacgagcgtgcagtaaaacgctcattggatgaaGTGTTTTATGAGgctcattttgtgacagaaagaagagcagaaggagtgggaggtgtgtgggaggaatGCTATGTTGTCAAAATGCCTTGTGAAGAACCGTGAATGGCCAGTTGTGAGCGTGGAATAAAAACCCTCATCATCAGAAGCTCCGAAATGGTAAACGAAGCCAATTAAGAGTGAggacaatgttttgttttgttttgtttttaaaaaaatcacattgccCTCATTGTGAATGGGTGTtctggggaaaggaagagaggggagagagaagtggCCAAAAGAGGGGTGCATTCTCATGGTGGGAGGGAGAACACTTTTGCAAAAGAACACCCCCTATAAAAGAACATCCACACAAAAGTTtaggagaagtgtgtgtgttacttcctgttttcaggaagcaacgtcGGAGCGACGACAGAGAAGGGACGGGAGCTGTGcatttcgacctagatgtgatggggctctgaatgggccacatggttgctaCTTCCTTCCCtgcatgaagaaagaggaagctgcttgtccctattgcaagagagaagcaggaggcaaagcgacggtagggaaatgtgattccccccatcTGAAAACGCTAATTGTCATCTGGAACTCACATCAAATAGGCAGggcgatggcacaataaaagcctcgtctggaagaaGCCATGCTCCCACAGGAAAGTTGAGGTGAAAGaggctccttg contains:
- the LOC134399618 gene encoding T-lymphocyte activation antigen CD86-like, translated to LKGFLWLGLFVLQSGSSDIQRTAEVGKEAKLPCEYKIPAGQSLKSYIIYWQKPADGKPDLVAIAYKNGQKIISSTDPSYVNRTTMNEQDLTLSISSVKVSDIGKYKCIIILKTDKISETCVSLSVMANYSKPEIHADEPHKVCGPTQLTLKCSSHGGYPRTAMFGLVNNDLAEWSYTFTIDNQTELFNITGNLKLNVTEEDTVVQCSVGSEDFNMSTNYSLSRFLGFDPLHQP